DNA from Nitrospiria bacterium:
CTCATCCCTAATTTTTGACCGATCAATCCTTGTACCGTCATGTTTTGATCTCGACGTCGACTCCGGCCGACAAGTTCAACTTCATCAAGGCGTCCATGGTGTCCTGTGTCGGCTCCAGGATGTCGATGAGGCGCTTGTGCGTTCGAATTTCGAACTGTTCACGCGATTTCTTATCGACGTGAGGCGACCGCAATACCGTAAATTTGTTGATCACCGTCGGCAGCGGGATC
Protein-coding regions in this window:
- the rpsJ gene encoding 30S ribosomal protein S10, encoding MVDQRIRIRLKGYDYRVLDQSVVEIVETVKRTGAKVSGPIPLPTVINKFTVLRSPHVDKKSREQFEIRTHKRLIDILEPTQDTMDALMKLNLSAGVDVEIKT